The following is a genomic window from Apis cerana isolate GH-2021 linkage group LG6, AcerK_1.0, whole genome shotgun sequence.
gagaaaaaatgaaaaatgtcaaTCATCCGGTATTAGTAATGTTGATAATTAATACGATAATTTATGATCACCTTATCTTTGCACAATATGATatcagtaataatataattttttaactttgaaaattttttttcaatcatgtGCCATATATCACTTTAATTACACGAAAGAATGACAGAGAAGTTGAAGTtgaaattaatggaaattctgaaattacgaaaattcTGATCCAGGTTGATGGCACCATACAATTAAACTCGAATGTCCAACCTGTAAAACTCGCAACCTCGGAACCAAAAGCTGGAACGATAGTGACCGTAACTGGGTGGGGCGCACTTAAGGTAAATCAATGAgtcattttatctttaatttattttatctcgaacGTATCGAAAATAGAAACACATTTtcacttgaaaaattatttacgatttatcaataagttgaaaaatttaattatttttaatctcaaattCTTTATCCTagcttttaatttactttcgtACAACTTTATtactcaatatttaattaacattattggTGAATTATATTGAAGTTATAATccaaacaagaaaaaatatataaaacattactttttatatcaatttttgtttttaatgaatggacatcgtattttttatttcaaaattcaataaaatttatttctcaaaactcgtatacgatatttattataggaaGGAGGATCGACTTCGTCACATTTGATGAAAGTATCGCTTCCCATAGTGGCCAGATCTGAATGCCAAAATGCCTACAAGAATTACAACACAATCACAAATAGAATGATATGTGCCGGTTACACCCAAGGTGGAAAGGATTCTTGTCAAGGTGATTCTGGTGGTCCTATGGTGGCTGGAGGAACCCTCTATGGCATAGTGTCATGGGGTTACAAATGTGCTCAGCCAAAGTATCCTGGCGTTTATACGAATGTGGCAAATCTACGGTCTTGGATTAAGAGTAATAGCggagtataaaaaatataatcatatataattaaattatatacagatatataaatataaaataattattaaaaatattataaaaaaattataaaaaaattataaaaatatcataaaaatactattaaaatattataaaaatactataaaaatatcataaaaatactataaaaatgttataaaaatactacaaaaatattataaaaatataacaaaaatacaacaaaaatattgcaaaaatactataaaaataatacaaaaatacaacaaaaatattgaaaaaatattataaaa
Proteins encoded in this region:
- the LOC107993538 gene encoding trypsin alpha-3, encoding MFLNIRGFLSFNLLLIFNLVFITSCLGFFPDTQIVGGTEADISQYPHQLSLQTSGHICGASVINSQWAITAAHCVTSSASRYSLRAGNSNKDQGTRYGVKRVIVHPNYNSKTIDYDIALLQVDGTIQLNSNVQPVKLATSEPKAGTIVTVTGWGALKEGGSTSSHLMKVSLPIVARSECQNAYKNYNTITNRMICAGYTQGGKDSCQGDSGGPMVAGGTLYGIVSWGYKCAQPKYPGVYTNVANLRSWIKSNSGV